CAGCTTCGACGTTCAGACCGGTTCACTGAGTATATTAACGTAACCAAATCGTCGCTAGCCTGGGACCATGTTGTTGGACTTCTATCCCAGCCTAATCCCACGGACCACGGGCCTGTAGCTTCGAAGAGTTAGTATTTTGATCGATAAAGATGGTAAGCAAAGTATCAGGATGTCGAATGCCTCAGCTTGTGTAACGGAAACAGCTTGAATCACATGTGATCATAGCCATGGAAGTATTTGTTTCGATCTCATCATTGATGGGGGGGAACTTAGTAAATGATAAGAAGGCTTACCTTTCAAAACCAGAGGAATGATGTCAAGGTTTCCAATGATTCTAGCCTGATAGCATGTACATCTTTTAACAAAGACTTCAACTCCCAGGAGTGGATGGGCCTCAATCACGAACCCTCTCACGACCCCAACTGCTCCTGGTCTCGAATATATGGGCGAACGCGGgaatgaaggaagaagaagacaagaaacaTTTGCGGCATTTTCTACTTTTCAACGTGGGATTCGTGCCCAATATTTTTCAAGGGGTCCCTGCTCGGAAGAGCGTTGATCCATGCGCAGCCAAGATGATATCGAGGTCATGCGTCTACTGAGGACGGTCATCACGCCTTGGCCCCCCTTGACCGATAACAATCTTTCAATCATTACTGCGTATTGATGTTCTCACTAGCTATCCAAAATACAAAATACAAAACTGTTTGAGAACGCTGGCTCAgatgttgaccttgtcaaTGTCGTACACCATCTGCTGCGTCTCTGAACCCCAACGATCCATGCCAAACGCCCAAGCACCTTGCATAAACAGCCAAAGTCCTGTCTCTTTCAGCCATAGGCCCCATAGCCctgtctttcttctcatctttgcATTTCCAGAAGATGTGGTCGCGATATCTTCAACTCTTGGTCTCCGGATGTCATCAAACTGCTTGAATGCATCGCCAAGAGACAGTCCCTTTTCGAGAAGACGGGCAAGGAGAAACGCGTCTTCGAATGCCATCGATACTCCTTGGCCTGCATGAGGTGGCATAGCATGTGCGGCATCACCAAGAAGGAGAGTTCTTCCTTTGTACCATCTTCCCCCGGTAGGTAGCTTGTAAATCGGGTAGAACTTCACAGCTGTCGAATTGCTAATAAGCTCTCGCAAGTTATCGCCCCACTCTCcaccagcatcttcaagagTTCTGTGAAGTTGAGTCTTGTACCCCTCCACTTCCTCCCGTCGATGAAGCTCCCATCCATTACGGGCGTCCTCAGAATCCGGCAGCGGGACTTCTTTGGACAGAAACCACTGGATCTCGTCATCGGAAGCAGTGCATGTGATGACGCCAAACATACCCTCTTGAGTCATTGTGACATTCATGCCTCTTATTTCTTGTCGAGCTGCCTTGGAAACACAAGACGCTGAGACCAATGCACCAATGCCTGACATTCCCGTGTATACAGGTGCCTGCTGTGGATCGACATGCATGCGTCGTACGGCCGAGTGAATCCCGTCGCACCCAAGGAGAAAGTCCGCCGTGTCGCTGGTCCCGTCAGAGAAGGTCACGGTGACTGAATCAGCCGACTctgtgatgaagatgagtgaTTTGTCGTAGTGCAATGCGAtaccagcttcatcaaccGCTTCCAATAAGGTATCGAGTAGATCAGTTCGTTTAATCCTCATGTACCCATAGCCAGTCTGTTCCTTTGCTGCTGAAACAATGTCCTTTCGTCCCAGAACTCCTCCATTTATAGAGTGGATGATCATGTTGGAGTGGCTGCTTCCACgctccttgagctctgaGTAAACTCCCAAGCGATCAAGAAGGCGCAGACCATTTGGCATGATGCCTATGGCGCTCCCCAATGTCGAGGGTGCTGATCGAAGCTCATAGATCGTGCAGTCAATGCTCACCTGCTGCCGTAGGTGTAGAGCGGTTACGAGACCCGCGGGGCCtccgccgatgatgatggcctaCCGAGATGTTAGGCTTGTTGGCAGCCTGTAGTTTGAGGGACTTGCCTTCATTCTTCGATCCAATATTGATTGATGAGATGTAAAATGTTCTTGTCTTTTTCATTCCGAATTGGAGTTGTCGTTTATAACTACTTCATGTGTTGGAGATCATGCGGAAGTCCGCGGTCGAGGATTTCCCTTTTCGGCCATCCGTGTCCGAGCCAGGCTAATCGGACATTAACTACAACGCCGGCTGAGGCGACTGCATCCAGCTCTGGAAACTGTCACAGGTAATCAGCTATAATGATACAAACCTCGAGTTTCAGACATGTATTGCGCGCCAGCGTCATATCATGGCATGAGACTGCAAAGTTTTGATATTGCCAACTCCACGCAAACTCGAAGGGGGTATTTCCATCATGAAGGGTTTGTATGGCTCAAATTATCCAATGTATCTCTTGCAACCCACGCCACAAACATCATAGTAATTCCATGCTGCAATCCGCCCATCGCCATGCTTCGAACTAATTAACTGAAGTTGCTAGGATCAAAGTCGAGGTCCTGCAGAAGAGAAGTCCACTGAAACTCTTCAAGGTCAGGgacagcagccaagaagtCTGACCAAAGCTGGTGCGAATGTTCATCCCCAAAACCGTCTTCCTGCATGCCCACTACAGTATCATTCATATCTGTGAAGGCGCTTTCAGGAACTGAATCTAAGTTCGCGCTTGATGTTGCAGCCGGCGAAGCTGATGGGATCGCATTCGCACGCTGCTTCTGCAAGGTCCCCATGACCTGTTCCATATTCTTCTCGATTCCTCTGATCAGGCTCTCCGCGTTCTTTCTTGATCTGTTCAGCGTCTCGTACGCGCCCTTAACCTTTTCCTTCATGGCTTCCGCATCGGGGGCATCAGGATTGTGAGACAGGTCGACTGCCAACGCTACAGCGGCTGAGGTGACATGCAAGAAGATTACCCAATACCTCTCAGGTCTAAAGTGAAGCTTGGCAACCGGGTCGTCCATCATGCGTCTGAGTTCCAGGATCTTGTACGCTGATGTGAGGATCGTGGTTCGAGAGTAAGAATATCGAGGATCTGAGTAGGCTGCGAGGTGATAAGGACGATGGAGTCGACAAATACGAGCGTGGATGCCGAGGTGGAGACTTATTCGCTGCCAGTAGATGAACGGCCTTGACTCGCAAATCTCCTTGGACTTCTGCATACTTTCCGGGTCGAGCTTGCAGAATTCAGGAAGACCCTTGACAAAATCCTGCAGTTTTCTATCAAGGTGGAGAATGATTGCGTAGTCTTCTTCGGGGGCGTCGTCGGCCAGGGGTGCGATCGTATCGATAATCTCACGAGATATTTCTGCCGTTCTGAGtcgcaaaaagaagaatgtcATATCTGTCGGAATGGAGATGGGTAAATCGGGGATATCGCCTGAAATCGTGAGCGCGGCATCGTCGACGTTACACGGTTGTTTGACTCTCATCAGTCTCGGGATGAAAGTATAAATACCCTCTTGCGAGCTCCCGGAGAAAGAAGTCAGCCTGATGAAAGGTCAGCTAGATCAGTCACTGATGGTAGAAAGGATGCGTCACCAGTCAGAAGCAACCATGTTCCACCATATACGTCTCTGAACCTCCAAGTCAATGTTGTTGGCCGGGTTTATCTCCCGCTCTTTCTGTGCGGCAGGGCTGTCTAGGCGATGAATCATCATTTCGCGGCACATATTGTAGCACCGGCTTCTAAGATCCAGTGCCTTGATCGGGACGACATCATCAGAGTTGATGGCCACATGCGCAAGCGTACATATCGCTGAGGCAGCGGTGACGGAGGGCGGTAGTGGTGTGCGAGCGTCTTCAATGATCAACAGAGCAGAGTGAAAATAACAGTCAAAGGCTGATACGGCGTTCGCTTTTGTTGCTCCAAGCCTATGAAGAAGTTCATCTGTCCAGGCCAAAGCCGCACCAGCAAAGATACTAAAAAGCATGAGCAACTCGTCAAACTTTGGAGTTTCTTTGTCGGAGCCCAAGCAGCTATAAACAAGTGATCTAGTCGATGGCACGTGCAGGACACCGAATGTAGGTTGGATGGTGTCAATGAAGTGTTCGCAAAGcagatgagcttgatgggCAGGCGGGAGATTCGACTTCAAATGGTTCAAGCGCTCATTGACATAACCAGATTTGTTATTTGAGGGAGCTTCAGTGTGGCAGTTGAACAGCTTGCGGCCTATATGGTATGATCAGCTTCGAATGGACCAACATAGCAGGATTCCGGCTGAAGGCTCGTACTGGAGGAAGTTAACTCTGGTTGCGCCAGCTGCGATACTTGAGCTTCATTGGGGAAGACGGCTTTCTCTAGTTTCGTTAGTCTGTCAAACATTTCCTTGTTTCTGATGCCATTAGCATGGCGAGTGAGCGTACTGGGGACAGGGTTGACTAACAGGTCCAGCTGTCTTTGTGgagagaaggccaaggcgcTTTCGTCTGAATCGACTAAAGCATCACCAAGGTTCAGTTCCGGTAATGCTTCACTCTCTAAAGAGTTCGTAGCTCGACTACCATTCTCGTAAACGCACGTGAGGCGCCGCTGGGTACAGTTCGAACAAGGCTGATTGCGATCACAGCGccgcttcttctcgcggCAAGGCCGGCACGAAACTGGCAGCCGAGAAGCCCTGTAAGTCGACATAATAGGCGCTCCGGAGTAATTGCGCTTCATAGTGTGAAACTTGGGCGCATCGGTATCGGCATCGGATATTGATCAATTGACATGGTCAGATTCATGAAGCGGAGATGTTAGGTCGAAGCCGCGGGTCCGCGGAGTAAAATTGACAAATACGGTTAGCAGAAACAAAGCATCTTCACGTGATGCTGGCGTCTTTCAGGTACCCTGAGGTTATCATCATGAATAAATACTAAGTAAATGCTGAGACAAGTACAGGAACACGGAGCACAATATGAATCatgttattattattaagccaCGCTTGTTATAGAAATTCCAATTCCATTCCTGAAACCTTCCACAATTGAAACCGGTTGACAACTTAGTTTTCTCTGCAATGAATGTTAACTCTATCCAAGTGAGTTTCAAGATCAGCAAGACTTACAATATGGCCAACTCAAGATCACCTTGGATTTTGGCTTTCAGCTGTAACTCAACATCGAGATCCATATCCAATCTCACGCGAGGTGCGCTGCTTTTCTTTCCCGTCTCTTGACTCGCTGGTTGAACAGGTTGCTGATCTTGGGGGTGATTCATGGCTCCTTGAGACCCAGTGTTGGTACGATCGACCTGGTTACTCTGTGAATCTTGGGTCATTTGTTTTGATTCAGTCTCGCTAGGATAATCGCTTTGATCACTGGTGGCTGAGCGTGCTTCTTGATTCGTTCTTTCTGTTGCCATTTTGGATGTCTTGAGAGATGGTTGATTGCGATTTCTGGTGGTAGGGGCTTTTGATATGCTCTGAACAACTCTTTCTGTTACTCAAacttataaagttagaaATACTAAGAAATTGCTCTGTTCTGCCTTCATGAGTTGATTCATATCTGGGTGGCGATTGGAAAAGTGGCACTATGATGTCAATGCCCCCGTCTTCAGGCAAGGACAAGTTTCATCCAACACGTGAccatgatgtcgatgagTGTCATTCTGTCGAACGATTGGTGCCAAAATTGTTGCTAGATTTCTATGGAAGGCGAAGTTGCATCGCAGAACAGCTTAGAACAGAATGTTGAGGAAGCGTCCTGCAGAGGACCAGGTCTGCAGCACTGTACCCCTGTCATCAACCCAAGCAAGTCAGATATCTACTAAGCAATGCTAGCCACCTTGCTACAAAACGACAGTTTTCCTTCCAAATTGCTAAATCAGGGTTGACAATCACCAAAGTCTGCTGTGCAGTGACTAAGGCCGATCAAACCCACCAGCTCCAGGACCTGCCTTCGCAAGAGGATGGAATTCAAAAGACCCAACAAAGATGCCCGAGTCCAAGTACTTCTTTGCCCATTCCCTCACATGCTCTGAACTTACATGCGCCGCATACGCGTCTCGATCAGCGAACCTTTAGCATTGAAGTCAGTTGCAGTCGCGTGTCTCATATGTAAAGTACTTACTTCTCCATGCAGACGAACTCGTCTTTACCCTCAGTCTTGTAGAACCTGTAGATCTTGGCGCCTGGTTCCTTCAAGGTCGCTGCGGCAACTTCTGCCAGACAAGCATGGGCCTGACTATTGAGAACACAGACTGGGCATAACAGTATGATGGGACTCATACCTCATCAATCCTGTCCGGATTCACCGCGATGGTGGAAACAGAAAAGTACTCTCCAGATTCTTCTGAGGCCATATTGAGTTGAACTGATAAAAGTATGTTGTGCAAGTCTTGTTTCTAATTTTTGGAGTGATTTGGGTCGTGATGAGAATAAATGGGGGTGTAAGCACTACCTGGATCCGAGCTCCGTGGAGTCAAGTAAGAAGTGGTCGTCAGCTTTTGCTGACAGTGGCTCCACCGCTCTTTCTTTTGACGGTAAGATTGTAGGACACCTCACAAGAAGGGAACCCTGTAGAGAGTATAACTCGGCTCTCAGACTGGATTAGAATCTTGAGCTAGCTCAGAGAAATCAAAGGTCAACCAGAGCAAATATGTAATGTCGCTATCCCTTGACTAATAACGGGTATTCTAAACTGTATACAAGATTATACAGACGAGCCAGTCTATGTTCGCCATACGAAGTGACCATTATTCAGCTCGTCAACCAACGCTCCTTCATCACTTCATATATTCCATCAAAAATCATACAATGGCTTCGCTAAGCGTatttctcctcctccgtcgCTTCAGTCAACGTCAAGTCCAAATCTCGCTGATCTCCCTTCCAAACGTTAGGCTCATTCGTCATCTCGACTTCTTTTCCGCGAGTAGGCTCATTTTGTGAACTCAGTCTCTGAAATTCGCCAGCCAAGGCTTCCATGCCGATGTCATCCATGCTCTCACTCGTTGAATCGAGGTTGATTGGATAAAGACTGCTATATGTGCCCTCTTGTTTGAGCGCCCGTGTTGTAGCTCTGATGTCTTC
This DNA window, taken from Fusarium fujikuroi IMI 58289 draft genome, chromosome FFUJ_chr11, encodes the following:
- a CDS encoding related to salicylate hydroxylase — protein: MPNGLRLLDRLGVYSELKERGSSHSNMIIHSINGGVLGRKDIVSAAKEQTGYGYMRIKRTDLLDTLLEAVDEAGIALHYDKSLIFITESADSVTVTFSDGTSDTADFLLGCDGIHSAVRRMHVDPQQAPVYTGMSGIGALVSASCVSKAARQEIRGMNVTMTQEGMFGVITCTASDDEIQWFLSKEVPLPDSEDARNGWELHRREEVEGYKTQLHRTLEDAGGEWGDNLRELISNSTAVKFYPIYKLPTGGRWYKGRTLLLGDAAHAMPPHAGQGVSMAFEDAFLLARLLEKGLSLGDAFKQFDDIRRPRVEDIATTSSGNAKMRRKTGLWGLWLKETGLWLFMQGAWAFGMDRWGSETQQMVYDIDKVNI